In Euphorbia lathyris chromosome 2, ddEupLath1.1, whole genome shotgun sequence, the sequence GAGAGAGTATTGTATATAGCTTTGATAGTATTCGGAGTTGTTCTACAACACCCTCCAACAAGAGAAGCCCCATCCTCGCACCATTTGCTTACATAAGAAACAAAATTATCATCTGATACCCCAGTATTTTGCTGCAAAAGGAATCATTATTAGTTTGCTGTCACAAAAAGTAGAACATTTGACCATCAATACCATAAAAAAGAAGGCACTTGTCATTGTCAAGTTGTGAGGCTGCATTGAtgtgaaaagaaagaaaatgcaAGTAAATACTCAATGGCCAGGCAAATGAATATTGTTTTTCGTTTTAGCAATTTGTTTGAAGATCAAAACATAAAGTTGTTAACATTTTCTACTTATTTCCCTAATAACCAAACAAAATCAACTCACCACCCACTCCTTTCGATCACCATCATAACTCTCACCGCTGTTTGGATATATAAGTATCGGTTTGGTAGTCACCTGTGAGATTATTCAAGAAAATTAGTAAGTTTCTCAGGAAGTAGAATATCTGAAGCATACTGATTCTTCCAAAACATGCAACTGAAGTTATCaacaaaaataaatcacaaCTTTACAGTATTACCAAAAGGGCAACATCCTGTGGCTGTATAATTGCAATTGATAACCGAAAAAGAAGAGTCCCCAAGTCATCTAGCATATCATGTCTCCACACAAAGCATAAAATCATGTTGTAATCCAAGATATAAGCATTACCAGGCTTCATGCATGGTGAAGTAGTCATCTTTTTTAATTCCTAAAACAATTGATCCAAAGATCTACAGTTTCTAGTCTATATTGAATAATCTGACAAATTTTGGCActatatatttgtaacatatacaTGACTGGTAATACTTTGACCAAGAAAGACTTCCTGCGACTTGGTTTTGCAGAAAATAGTTTAAAATTTGCAATGCAACAATGAAGTGATGTGTAATTGCATTAACAAAAACATTTATTGACAGTTTCATCAAACATGCATATATGATTGCTCCCAATTTTTTCATCCACTTGGAAGTTGAAACTATTCAACGATAAGAAGTATATAACCCACAAATTACAAGTACCATCTAAACAAGGAATGAAACCGAACCTTCTTCATAGATAATATTAATCCATGAATAAATCTAGGAGGCGTGCAGTTGATTCCAACAGCAATCACTTTCCTGCATGATTCAGCAATTGAGGTGCACTCGTGTAAGGAGTCGCCACTAACCACATTGACACCATCCTTTGAGTTGAAGGAGAACCAAGCTGGAATCTTTATGTTTTCCTCCTCTAAGAGTTCAACATAAGCCTATACGAACACGATACTCAGGTGAGAAATAAGAACTAAAAGAAATTACCACCATTGCAACACCAAAAGCCACTTATTTCTATTTCAAAAACTTCTTATGATGTCAACTCCATTTCCATGATCAAAGAATTGAATTCTACATTGGCAAACAACATGTTGAGACCCTCCTCATTCTGATTTTGGTGGATTGAGCCCCTGATATTTCATTTAAGAACACATTAAGCCcatgtcttttattttatgttttgttacattaagcccttgatgatCAGAAAAGTCAGCATTGAACATAAAACTTAGTGCTATTTATTTCATTTGCATTAGAAATTTAAAGTTTTAACAGTTCAAAAGCAATTTTTTTGTGTGTGATGTGGCTAGAGAGAAACTTTTAAAACCTTATTTCGAATGGTAAAAAATACACTATGAAGCACCGACACAGGTACGGGTATGGCAAATGgcattttttaaaatatgaaacaTGGGTACGGCGAGGATacgcaaatatatatatatatatatatatataaaatacaaaACCATAAATCACATTCACAAGGCATCATAAAAGCCATAAATAACACTCGTAATAACTAATAAgtcattcattcataaaaaagAGCATTTAATACttcaaactatttaaactaCCAAGTCTAAAGACTATTCTAAGACATTTTCACGATCTTCATCTACAAACATTTAATAATGATTAActtttagttattcatttatttatttgcaaATAAAAGGGTGGGTTCGGGCtggtttgatattttttttttatattaacccgtatttttgtaagttatttaaaaaaaaaaaaacctaaattttacctaattaattctGAAACGTATCCACGAAGTATCCCTACGTATCCccataattaaaagaaaaaagaaaaaggggatACTTGTTTTGCCGTATCCCCGCATATCCCTGGCGTATCCATATCCCCGGAGTATCCGATACGTGTATGTTAACCTCTTAGAagtatcggtgcttcatagaaTTACAATTTCAGAAACCATGAAATGAGTATTTTTAACTGACAACTAACTGGCAAGCATGGGCTTAAtgtgacaaaaaataaatgatcagggatATGATGTATTGAAATATGGCCCAATCCACCAAAACCAGAACGATCAGGGGCCTCAAGATGCTTTTTCCTTCTATGTTGGATGATTTCAGGCTGTGCATAAGATAATGTACCAAGTGAATATAAGTCAAACCAGTGTTAGTGAAGCCTGGAAGGGGGCATCTGGGAAGGAGTGAAAATGAGaggaaaattaattttttgtgAAGTACAAACCATGATGATGGATTTCCATTATTGGTTAAAGGTATGAAGATCCTTGCGCTATGACAATATCGAATATGGAACAAAATGCAGTACATAGATGTGATCCTGGTCAGGCGATGAAACCCAATCTCTCTAATGAGGGAGAATAGAAGGAAAAAAATCATCTTGCTTTCAGCATATTGTACCAAAATGATTTTGCTTGTTATGAATAGGTCCTTTCATTAAGCCTAAGAACCAAAAAATTTACTCTCCTGGAGATATCCACACACATTATTCCTACAAAATGCTAATCTGAGTCATATTAGTTGTTTCTATATACACCAAAAACAGTGCAGCTTTTATTTTTCtacaatttatttttcttttacctACCAACTCCAATTGGGTCAATTAAGAGAAAGTTATGCTCTCCTCACCTTCTCTTCCTCCCATTTTCACCTTATCTAAACAAGAATAAGGAAACACATTTTTTTCATAGTTTTTGTCCCCATGTTTGTTCTCCCTTCCCTTTCTTTCACCTATAATTCTCAGTTTTCACCCAAACAATGCAGGACTGTCCAACATAAGtcaatataatatcaaaaggAGTGAAATAATACCTGAGCTTCAACCTTATTCGGAATAGTTTCAAATGCTATAAGATCAGCACCAGATTCTGCCAATACTTGAACCCTTCGGCGATGGAAATCTTTCAAGGTTTCCAGGGTAATTTCATCACCATAGACCCCActgagaagaaaaaaagaaaaaaaaaagatataaattCCATAAGTACAGATGTCTAGGGTATATCCAACAAGCAGTCTGCCACAATCAAGCTTAACTCAGGCTGTCTCCTCAGATCATGGTACATAACTCAGTTAAAATGCCAACACAGTAAGCAAAGAAACAAAATTTCCTGGCAATAATATGCCATCGATTTGTAAGGAACATAAAGGGCAACAATTATATATCAACCAAAGAACGTGTAGAATAAAATATCTGCATATAACTGCATGACACTTAAATGGTGGTTCATTCTAGTTATATAAATAACAGTGCGGCTTATACAATGTCACGGGCTACAGGTTAACTCACCTGTACTCAGATCCATCAGCCAAATAAGCCCCATAGCTACCAACAGAAGCTGCAACCAAAATTTTGCGGGATTTGAGAACCCTACCATCACTATCATCATCACAAGCTCCTGTTTGACATCTTCCATAATAAATATCCCTAGCTTCACAGGCAATTTCGACACTTTTTTTAAGCAGCGCCTCACTTTCTTTGCTAGAGAATCCCTTTGCCTCAAACCCCTGAATGGTGGCCTGTCCAAATTCAGGTAAGCTGGGTGTCGGTttcacacacacatatatatagaaAGAGAGCAAGATCATTGTTAGTACCTGATAAGATGCTGTGATAATAACATCAGCACCAGCTTCTAGATAGTCAAGGTGAACCTGTGAAATTATGTAACTCAGCTAACAAGAACTCTTACTGAAAGAACAAATATAATTATTGAACCTGATTTACAAtattaatactaaataatataatcatccaACAACTTGAGGAACATACTCAATACAAATGTGTGAATTGGTGCGAGCTCAGTATATTATATTCACTGATTACATTGATGTGCTATCTCATCCCCTCCAACGAGGACAGGAAAAAGAACCTAGATATGATTCCTTATGTAATATTTCTACACCAACAATAAGAATTGCAAGTTTGTCCAAGTTCAATTTTGAAATGCTTCTATAATCACTGCCAAAATTAACATGCTTCGAtttatgctttgatttattcaatATTTTGATACATCTCTTTCGGTATAGTGATGAAACTATATGTATTAAATAATTGAAACAACCTACGTTTTATGCATGGGCCTATATACCTACACATAAAGGCTAGGGCTTAGCATAGAGTTTGAAATCATCTATGCTCCAATTAATAAAAGGAATGCAAATAAAAGGAAAATGAGAAAAAGGGAAAGGCATATATAGGGGAAAGGAGGGATTACCTAAAATACCCTCCATAaaccattaattaaatattccATGT encodes:
- the LOC136218245 gene encoding homocysteine S-methyltransferase 2, which codes for MGHYEADKSTLMTDFLSHSGGVAIIDGGLATELERHGADLNDPLWSAKCLLISPHLIRTVHLDYLEAGADVIITASYQATIQGFEAKGFSSKESEALLKKSVEIACEARDIYYGRCQTGACDDDSDGRVLKSRKILVAASVGSYGAYLADGSEYSGVYGDEITLETLKDFHRRRVQVLAESGADLIAFETIPNKVEAQAYVELLEEENIKIPAWFSFNSKDGVNVVSGDSLHECTSIAESCRKVIAVGINCTPPRFIHGLILSMKKVTTKPILIYPNSGESYDGDRKEWVQNTGVSDDNFVSYVSKWCEDGASLVGGCCRTTPNTIKAIYNTLSNRSPVPNL